The following nucleotide sequence is from Rubrobacter radiotolerans DSM 5868.
TCGTCCTGATCGTTCTCGACGGGGGGCTTTCGAGGGCGCGGTTCGCGCCCGTCTACCGGGCGCTCGGGTACTCGGCCGGTATCGGGATAGTCGCCTGGATCCCGTTCGGCCCGCTCCTCGCCATCCCCTACGGGGCCTACGTCGCGACCGTCGCGGTAAAGGAGACGCTCGGCGAGAGCTGGAGGCGGGCGGCCCTCGGAGTGCTCGTCCCGCTTCTGTCCCTGATCTTCATCGTTTTCCTGCTCGCCGGGCAGAGCGAGGGCTACGGCTTTCTCGTCAACCCGCCGGGCAGCTGAGGACTACCAGCCGAGGTCCCGGCCGAGGTACTCGTAGAGCCGCTGGTTGTGCGGCTCGTAGTAGCGTCTCAGGCGCTCCCGGGTCTCAGGGTTTATCGGCTCGTACTTGCCGCTGTTGACGCGCGGGGTCGGCCCTTCGAGGTCCCACGGCGGCAGCTCCAGAAAGTCGAGCACGTTCCCGAGAAGCTCCTGCGTGTTCTCGAAGAGGTCCTCGCTTTTCAGGACGAGCATCTGGTCCCGGCTGAAGAACTTCTCGTAGTGCTTTAGCTGGTCGACGTAGATCCCTCTGGAGAGGTACGAGAAGTGCGCGTGGTTCGCGCTGATGTAGTTCTCGCGCCTCTGCATCGCCTCCAGCTCACCCGAGAGGCGGCCTTCCTCGGCCGCTATGCCTTCCTCGAACGTATCGAGGGGCTCCCGGAAGCGCCGGACCTCGTGCTGGTAGTGCGAGTAGGCTCGGCTGACCGGCTCTCTGAGGAGCGCGATCAACTTCGCCCCCGGCACGAGCTTCGCCATCCTGCGCGCCGCGTGCGGGTGGGTCAGGTAGTACGGACTCCCCTCACCGGTCACGACCCGCCTACCGTCGGCCTCGGTCGTCGGCGGGAAGTGAGCCCGGTACCAGTCGTCGCCCCAGTAGTAGTGGAGGTCGAAGTAGTGGACCTCCTTCTTGACCGCGCTCTCGACCTGCGGGTGC
It contains:
- a CDS encoding YIP1 family protein; the encoded protein is MSGYGTFPESFRGALREVWLSPGRFFSRLDPEGGVIRPTVFASLVLYLNLIFEALLQAVWLRELSVALAYAPLLGFVVAIVITPLMLLMLTALVLIVLDGGLSRARFAPVYRALGYSAGIGIVAWIPFGPLLAIPYGAYVATVAVKETLGESWRRAALGVLVPLLSLIFIVFLLAGQSEGYGFLVNPPGS
- a CDS encoding sulfotransferase domain-containing protein, with translation MPVFRTNSTFNLARLRAFLKLEAGVGRDAGGAPGGSPNGTAGSSGVEQELQTARKRIERQSRLLERKDEEISDLKRNSNWRYGLTAGRLPDFIIIGGRKCGTSLLYHILTQHPQVESAVKKEVHYFDLHYYWGDDWYRAHFPPTTEADGRRVVTGEGSPYYLTHPHAARRMAKLVPGAKLIALLREPVSRAYSHYQHEVRRFREPLDTFEEGIAAEEGRLSGELEAMQRRENYISANHAHFSYLSRGIYVDQLKHYEKFFSRDQMLVLKSEDLFENTQELLGNVLDFLELPPWDLEGPTPRVNSGKYEPINPETRERLRRYYEPHNQRLYEYLGRDLGW